The DNA segment ttttctACTTTAGGTTTTACCCATTGAACGTATTCAGATCTTCAATGAAGAAGAACTTGAGCGCGTGTTTTGTGGAGAGTCTGACCCTTGGGCTGTAAGTACAGCTTCATTCATTCAACTGTTCTGTAAATATGTCCTCTTCTCAACAAGAGAAGAATAacaactaataatattattgcGTTGTTAAAACAGATCAACGACCTTGAACATCAGATTATATTTCATCATGGGTACACTGCTAGAAGTCCTCCCATTGTTAATGTAAGCATTCActtacatttacatttttttttatcacactTTTACTAAATATCTTTAGTTTCTTTAACCTGAATCTCATAAGTTTATTATCCATGGACTCAGTTTTTGGAGATTCTCCAAGAGTTTGATCATGAGCAGAAACGAGCATTTATGCAGTTTGTGACTGGATCACCTCGACTTCCACTAGGAGGGTTGGCATCTCTTTCTCCAATGTTAACTATTGTCAGAAAGGTTTATAGATTGCACACTTTATATTTTCAGAGTATCTTTTGATACTttgtaataacatttttttatatcttatcTATCTACTAATGTTGTTTTTAACAGCATTCTAGCGATCATGCAGACAGAGACCTACCGAGTGTCATGACTTGTGTTAATTATCTCAAGCTACCTCCCTATTCATCAAAAGTAACTCACTGGTTTATACTATTTCAATATTGCATTAGTGAAAGCACTTGTAATGTTTTAGAAACTGGTTTCTTTCTAGCCTAATTAATTCTTCTTCGGCACTCTGTTGAATTTCAGGAAATAATGAAAGAGAAGTTGTTATATGTCATAACAGAGGGTCAAGGATCTTTTCATCTTTCGTGATTCCATTCCCTTCACTGGTCGGTTTTTGAGCTATAAAGATGCAGTTTTAGGGTAATGGTGCTACTGAGTTTCTGGCAGAAGTCTGAAATGAATAAACAGTTTTCACTTACTACACAACATGGTTTTACTTGATGGATCAGTATCAATTGTACAGGATTGTACAGAAACAGAAGGTTATTGACTAAGAGTTATTTGCTTAGTTTCCAtgtacaatttatatatatacatacatatatatatatatatatatatatatatatatatatatatatatatataaaccttaattatttcaaaaatattatttaacatacctaattttttttatattaatttaatgttactcttttctatcttttatttttttctcttttttgaaacaatacaaaattttatacttttatcatcattttactttttattatgaaatatatataaaagaatattataatatcatttctctaattatttatatgtatgaAGCTTGATCATTCATTTTAAGCGCCATTTTGAATGTTAAGTGGTATTAATCATTAAGGTAACTATTATCTCCACTCAAAATGTCCTTCTCAGCCATCATCCAAACATAAtccaaagaaaaaatgaaaaaaaaaaacaaagaaaaagactatTGAAAGTTAAGTCTTTTTCTAACATTAACCATTTTAATCtaatcttaaataattatttcacatAGTTAATTGAATTATCACACTTTTCATATGTAAAGTTAAGTTAACGTCATTGCAGTTAAAACAAGGATTTAAAAGCAAAATCCGTACCCTGAAAATCAAAatacatcatttttaaaaaaacgaaaattcattggagactaaaaaaataattaagccAAATAAATCCGATGCAAAAGTCATACTTGAGGAGTTTGCACTTGATAATAATCCTTTTAATAACGAGTGAGTTATGAaaaatgttgaaagaaaaaacagaatagaaatttaaattatgctACCATAATAACCATAATGGTCATATATCtctattattgattttaattttcaaaaaaaatcacaaatctaacccctatttttgttttccaacCTGATGATGAAATCGTTTAAAACCTTTTCAATGAAAGACAGCCAAAGACCCAAAacttgtatttaaaatttttaacaataacCAATTCTCAAATGAGATCACAGCTTTTGAACTTCCCTATGATTTCAATTAGAAAGATCCGAGAGTGCGAGTGTCTTGCAATAGTTGTTATGAAGTCCATGTGAACACAGAATACGGATTCGAATCCAAGATATTTCAActaaaaatgtcaaataataaAGTTCAGTAAATGAACAAGATACAAAATTGTTCCCAAAACCCATTCACCtcaaaacaaaattcataataCTTATGCGAATCTATTGAAAACAAACTACAGTCCAACACATTTAAGATCTCGgtttctccttcttctccttGAAGAGAGCCAAAAGAGAGACACCAGAAACCTTCACAACCTTAAACCTGACACCAGGAATATCTCCCACAGCGTGACCCTTCCGTCCAAATCCAGCAATCAAAACTTCGTCCTACAACCACGTGCCACAATCCGAgttaataacaaataatcaaaCAGAATCAATCAATATGTGATCACAGCAAGTAACGATGGCAAACACTCACATTCTCTTCAATGTAGTTCAAGCAACCATCATTTGGGACAAAAGCAGCAATCTTCTTCCCATTTTTTATGAGTTGAACCCTGGCACACTTTCGAATAGCAGAGTTGGGCTGCTTGGCCTCAATACCTCtgcataaaacaaatatattttcatcaCTCAATATAATACCCTCTTATCAAAATCTCAAGATATGCAAATCATGCTAACTTAATCTTACATCTTTTCAAGAACAATTCCCTTTGCGTGGGAAGAACCAGCAAAAGGCTTCTTCCACTCATTCCCAAGATGAGATTTCTTGTATGACTTATCCGCCCACCTTTGCCTCCTGCGATGGGACTTGAGCTTGCGAGCAGCTCCCATTCCCCGTGTCTTCCTGTAAACCAGAAAGAAAACCTAATATAATTCAATACATTCTATGATCTTTGTTGAGAACCAATTTTTGAACAAAATCTACCAATACATTATTTGGTCCTTGTTGAACATCCAGTTTCTGAACAAAATTAACCATTTCTAAACAACCACATGTAgctaaaaatatttgttaattactGGTCGCATTTTCCTAAAttgttacaaaaatatttaaaaccccATCCTCGAAAACAAAATTCGGAACTTAGTTCACTAGTCAGAACcctaaaaatgtaaattttgcaCACACTTCAttctctaaattaaaataaatgaaacacaGATACagatacaataaatataaatatatatatatatatatacaaacacacaaataataaaagcaaacaaaattttttacaaCCTTTTGGTTTAGAAACAACTTATATTAACCAATCATCAAGTTTTACATAAATTTGTAAAACATTGAGGTCAAATTCAGTATTCTAACTCAACCCTAATGAAGTTAATTGGTTTGTTGGTTTAACCATTATCTAATCTCCTATAAGCTCACAGATAAATATTTACGATAATTTTCCAagttcaaatttcttttattgtttaatactATTTGATGTCTGTCTGTTCATTTCACCTCTCTTTCCTTATTCCTCAAGGTCACACCCCTCACTTTCCTGCACCAATGACAACAATCTCTCACTTCCCGCACTAAAATCTAATCTGGGTTTCATTCTTCAGAGGAAAAAGTTTCAGACTTTGTGGGTTTCAGCTTTGTTCCACTGCTGCCATGAGCAAGGTCACACTAGGAGATGCGTATGGTTATTTCCGGCAAGTGGAGTCGCCCAATGGCCATACTGATAAGAGTTCGAGGAAAAGAGTGGGACTCTATTTTGTTTCTGATTTTCCTTAATTTTCCTTAATAAATTTCATAAGCAAAATTCTCCGGATAGTCAAAGAATCTAATGGAGTGATCTCCGGCGTATCTGATGCGGTGTTCGAGTCCGCCACAGCAGTCCGAGGCGGATGAGCGCCATCGTTATGGCGTGTGAGAGTTTAATAGATTAATATAACAATtgcaaacaataaataaagggTGACCACAGGGTCGACCAAATAACACTAAACATAAGCGTGGACGAACCTAATCGTCTTGCTTAAGGcggaaaaatcaatttaaatcttagaatgataaaaatataaacctaCATTATAAATGTATACTTTTCGCAGGGTAAGTAACCTCAGAGGGATTAGGTTTGAAACGGATCCAGTGAAAGCATATAAGAATTCACAACTCAAGTTATTTGTGTATGTTCAATTTGAGGTTCtaagcaaacaaaaacaaaaaaaagaaaacaaatgaataaataCATAAAGCATATAGAGAAGGTGAAAGAGAAAATTAGGTTACCCCATGGCTTCGTTCTTCTGGGCACAACTTGGTATGGAGGATGAATAGCAACCACAGCTAAAAAAACCCTAATGGAAAACTGAAGTTGAGGGATTATATACTAGACAAAATGAAATTCATTATTGGGTCTGTTCCGATCCACTGGGCCTCTCTAACAATTTCAAGCCCATTTAGTTTAAAGGCTTATAAGAAAAGAAGTATGTCTCACGGGACACATATATCACCAGTGGGCATTTACTAAActataattcttatttattttcttcttttaatcagTGAGTTcttaatacattaattaatataaacattaaatatatttttaggtatattttgtagagtttttaaataattaggaaTTTAATCCTGTTTTGTTCTttagttttggtttttattttttagaaactGGTTTCTTTCTAGCCTAATTAATTCTTCTTCGGCACTCTGTTGAATTTCAGGAAATAATGAAAGAGAAGTTGTTATATGTCATTACAGAGGGTCAAGGATCTTTTCATCTTTCTTGATTCCATTCCCTTCACTGGTCGGTTTTTGAGCTATAAAGATGCAGTTTTAGGGTAATGGTGCTACTGAGTTTCTGGCAGAAGTCTGAAATGAATAAACAGTTTTCACTTACTACACAACATGGTTTTACTTGATGGATCAGTATCAATTGTACAGGATTGTACAGAAACAGAAGGTTATTGACTAAGAGTTATTTGCTTAGTTTCCAtgtacaatttatatatatacatacatatatatatatatatatatatatatatatatatatatatatatatataaaccttaattatttcaaaaatattatttaacatacctaattttttttatattaatttaatgttactcttttctatcttttatttttttctcttttttgaaacaatacaaaattttatacttttatcatcattttactttttattatgaaatatatataaaagaatattataatatcatttctctaattatttatatgtatgaAGCTTGATCATTCATTTTAAGCGCCATTTTGAATGTTAAGTGGTATTAATCATTAAGGTAACTATTATCTCCACTCAAAATGTCCTTCTCAGCCATCATCCAAAcataattcaaagaaaaaatgaaaaaaaaaaaaaacaaacaaaaagactATTGAAAATTAAGTCTTTTTCTAACATTAACCATTTTAATCtaatcttaaataattatttccttCAAACTCTAACATAGTTAATTGAACTATCGCACTTCTCATCTGTGACTTtgtaaaatagaatttttttttttttaaataagaaaacaaaatatgaactgaattaaaaaaaatgtgtatgtTTTGATTTAAATCCCCtcttgttaattttgattttttattaaagatttattttttttttcatcttttaaattaaaatataataataacaatattagtaaaattataataaatatactggataaaaaattaataaaattatgattaaatatttaatatcatcaaaagttaaaatcatatattttttaatctaaaacaaataaatgcaAAGTAAAAGTTTAAGATCAacttaaagaatataaaaaataggaccaagagaagataaaaacaaattatatccATTGCCCAATCAATTTTTAAATGTCCATATAGTTGCAACATGTAGAGAACAAAATACCTATTTAAttgcaatattttatttaattttttttcgtaAAAGAAACATATTATGTTAAAACCTTAAGGAGAGTTAGCCATGTGGATAACTAAGAAGAATCAAGACAATCACAAATTAAACATATGAATTGAACCATCTTTGCAAAGAGATCTAGATTAAAATATGTTTCGGTAGAATTAGTCGAgaactttaaaattttggaaCTTCTATTGAGAATGAGTGGTGAGAAAACCTTCATATTAAAAACCATGATACTATGTGAATGAGTTGGGAGAGAACCTTAAATGACAAAATTTCACTTCAACCTAGATACTTCCTGCAATGCAGAATTTATGGGCCAAGCATCATGGCCTGTTTTCTGTGGCTTGACTAAATGACTGACTCGAACTAGAAGACATACTGAAAATATAACTTTGCATTTGATGATATTCTGtgcaattttgaataaattaccaaaacaatattgacaaatattagcaaacttttttcataaataataacaaacaattttGATAAACATTAAcacatttatctttaaatataatatatatttatcaaagttaataacttttaaaattaaaaaaaaaaaattaaagaatgaatCAAGTGTTAAAAATAATCATCTCAGTTCTTCACTGGAAAATCTGTTTTAATGACGAAATTTACACAGTAGATTACAAAATAACCACcttttttaagttaattgatTTCTACACTGTAGATTTCTCCACGTTCAAGGGTAGCAAGCAACTAAACCGAATCGGAGGTGGTGCCATACCCTTCCATAGGTTCTAACCGCCACTCACTTCCATCATAATAGGAATTAGGCAAACCCAGCCAAAACTTAAACGCCTCAGCAGCTCTTTTCCTCTCGATTCTTCTGTCTTGTCTAGCCCTTGAAGCATGCTTACTAGTAAACATTCTTGAATGCATTTCCACATAGATTCTAGTAAACTTGGTCTTGTTGGGAGCTATCCCATTCTCCTCCATACAAGCCACGATTTCCAAAGCCTTCCTAAAGAAAGCAGCCCTCACACAGATATCAGCCAGAGTATTCAAAAGCCCTCCATCTGGCTTCAATGGAGGAACAGAAGAATCAGACTTCTCCCCTTCCTTTCTCATCTCACACCTCTCCTTCACTTCATTCCAAAGCAGAAGGGCCTCTCCGGGTTTCCTTGCCAGTGCAATTCCATTGGCTAAACTGCCATAAGTGCTCGAATCAGGGTGAACTCCACTCTCCTTCATCTTCTGAACCACTTTCTTTGCCTCTTCCACCATCCCCAACCTGCAATAACCTTCAACCAGCATGTTCCACGCGATCAAATCCACCTTCACCCGAGGGTCATTGTCCATCTCATTAAACACCTTGTGAGCGAGCTTCGGCTGACCTGAGTACGCAAAAGCCTTCATCAAAGTAGTGTAACTAATCTTGGTGGGAGCTATTTCCCTTGCCCTCATCTCATTGAAGAAGGAAAGAGCCCCAGCACTGTCATCCACCAGTATACACCCATCGATGAGAATATTATAGGACACCACATCAGGCTGAATCCCTGCATCATCAACCATCTCCTTAAGCAATTCCTTTGCCTTATTAATCTGCAGCTGTTTGCAGTAACCCTTGAGGAGAATATTGTAAGTTATCAAGTTCGCTGGCACACCAATCCTTGTCATCTCAGCAAGAACCTCACGAGCACGGTCCATGGAACCTACCTTCACA comes from the Vigna radiata var. radiata cultivar VC1973A unplaced genomic scaffold, Vradiata_ver6 scaffold_108, whole genome shotgun sequence genome and includes:
- the LOC106754410 gene encoding 40S ribosomal protein S23, with translation MGKTRGMGAARKLKSHRRRQRWADKSYKKSHLGNEWKKPFAGSSHAKGIVLEKIGIEAKQPNSAIRKCARVQLIKNGKKIAAFVPNDGCLNYIEENDEVLIAGFGRKGHAVGDIPGVRFKVVKVSGVSLLALFKEKKEKPRS